GGATCGCCACCACGATGCCCGCCTTGATCACCAGCTTCATCACGTACCTCAGTCCACCATGTTCTCAGTCCACCCGGCCCGGAGCGGGGGACTCCGGCCTGTCCCGTCATCGGCACATTCGCGCCAAACTTAAGCCCGCCCGGTCGCCGAGCGGGCGTCCTCCGCCGTCCCCACCGGCGCCGGACCCTCCCCGTCCCCCGGCGTCGCGCCACCCAGCGTGCGCCACATGGTCCAGCCGCCCAGCCCGCCCAGGAGCAGCAGGCCGGCCCCGGTCCAGGGACGCAACAGGAGCAGATGGCCGATGCCGAAGGTCATGCCATAGACGAGGGAGACGCCACCGGCCCAGGCCAACAGGCCACGGCCCACCCCCGAACCCCTTTTGCCCATGCCCTCCTGATCCGCCTTGACCGGCCCCCACCAGCCGCCCGGCCTGGTGCGCCGATAGAAGCGCCGCAGGTGCTCCAGGTCCTCCGGCGGCGTGAGGAGGGTGACCGTCAGCCAGACGACGATGGTGGCCGGCACCAGGATGACGGCCTTGTGGGCGGTGGTGAGGGTCACGCCGGCCAGCACGGGCGCAGTGGCGAAGAGCTTGTAGTGGCCCGGCGCCGCCTGCAGCCAGGCCATCGCCTCGAAGCCGAAGGCGATGACGATGGAGGCCAGCAGGGCGGACAGCTCGCTCCAGGCGTTGATGCGCCACCAGAACCAGCGCAGGATGAGCACGGCCCCGATCCCCGAACCCATCGCCCAGACAAAGATCCAGGCCTTCTCGATGCTGGTCATGAAAAGGGAGAGGCCGGCCGCGCAGGCGATGAGGGCCAGCACGGCGGCGCGGCTGGCCGCCACGTAGTGCCGCTCCGGCGCATGGGGCCGGATGAAGCGGCGGTAGAGGTCGTGCACGAGGTAGCTGGAGCCCCAATTGAGGTGGGTGTCGATCGTGCTCATGAAGGCGGCCAGGAAGGTGACGAGGAGCAGGCCCTTCAGTCCGGGCCCCAGCAAGGCGTTGAGCACCATGGGATAGCCCAGCTTGGCCTCGCTGCCCGCCAGGTCGGGGAAGAGCACGAGGCTGGCCAGGGCGACGAGGATCCAGGGCCAGATGCGCAGCGCGTAGTTGGCCACGTTGAACCAGAGGGTGGCTTTGAAGGCGTCCCGCTCGCTCTTGCAGGCCGCCATGCGTTGGATGATGTAGCCGCCGCCGTCGGCGTTGTGGCTGGCCCACCAGGTCAGCAGGATGAAGGTGAGGAAGGTGAGGAAGGGGCTGGCCAGCGGATCCGGCCCGGCGGCGCTCTCCATGGCCGGAACCATGTCCAGCAGATGGGGCGGCGCGGCGGGGGAGGCGGCCGCCCGGCGGGCCAGCTCGCCCAGTCCGCCCACCTTGCCCACGGCGATGACGGCCAGGGCGATGGAACCGCCCATGGCCAGCACGAACTGGAGCAGGTCGGTGACGGCCACGCCCCAGAAGCCGGACAACCAGGTGTAGAGGACGGCGATGGCCACCAGGATCCAGGTGGCGATGACGGGATCGACCTCCACCAGCACGGTGAGCACGCTGGTCATGCCGTTGATCACCCAGCCCATCACGATGAAGTTGTAGACGGTGGCGAACCAGCCGGCCTTGAAGCCGCGCAGCACGGCGGCAGGACGGCCGCCGTAGCGCAGTTCGATCAGCTCGTTGTCGGTCATCACCTCGGCGCGGCGCCACAGGCGGCTGAAGAAGACGACGCCCAGCATGCCGCCCAGGGCCATGTTCCACCACCACCAGTTGCGCCAGATGCCGTGGCCGCGCACCATTTCGGTGATGGCCAGCGGCGTGTCGGCGGCGAAGGTGGTGGCCACCATGGAGGTGCCCAGCACCCACCAAGGCAACTGGCGGCCGGCCAGGAAGAAGTCGCCCGTGGAGGAGCCGCCCCGCCGGCGCAGCAGCCAGCCCGCCCCCAGGGCGAAGCAGAGATAGAGCGCGACGATCAGCCAGTCGACAAAGGCCATGGCTGTCCTTTAATCGATATCGGTATCGCTATCGCTATCGGGATCGCAATCGCTATCGGGATCGGGATCGCTATCGGAATCGCAATCACTATCGGGATCGGGATCGGGATCGAATCCGATATCGATATCGATATCGATATCGATATCGATACCGATAGCGATCATGTTGCGAAGGGCCAGGGGCCTACACGCCCACCTGGATGCCGCGGAAGCGCGTCGGACTGCTGCCGTGGCTCATCTCCGCCGTCTGCCCGGGCTGCCCCTTGCCACAGTTGGCCACGCCCACCAGTTTCCATTCCTCGGGGCCGCAGATGCCGTCGCAGGCCCCCCAGAACTCGGGCGTGATCCCCTGATAGGTGGGGTTCTTCACGATCCCGGCCAGCTTGCCCCGCCGGATGCGCCAGCCGATCTCGCAGCCGAACTGGAAGTTGAGGCGCTGCTGGTCGATGGACCAGCACTTGTTGGCGTCCATCATCACGCCGTCCTCCACGCCTCCGATCAGCTCCTCGAGGGTGCCGGCGCCGGGCATGAGCGAGAGGTTGTTGATGCGCGTGATGGGCAGGTGGAACCAGCCTTCGGCGCGGTTGCAGCCGCGGGAGGCGGGCTCCTCCACCCGGTGGGCCAGCTCGCGGTTGGTCATGTAGCCTGTGAGGATGCCCTCCTGGACGATGGGCCAGCGCTGCTGGCGCACGCCGTCGTCGTCGTAGCCCTGGGTGGCCAGCCCGCCGGGCACGGTGCCGTCCGCCACCAGGTTGACCAGCGGGCTCCCGTAGCGGAAGTGGCCCAGCTTGTCGACCGTGGCGAAGCTGGTGCCGGCGTAGTTGGCCTCGTAGCCCAGGACGCGGTCCAGCTCGCTGGCGTGGCCCACGCTCTCGTGGATCTGGAGGACCATCTGCTGCGGCAGCAGGATGAGGTCCAGCCGGCCGGCGGGACAGACCGGCGCCGTGAGCAGGGCGATGGCCTCCTCGCGCACCCGCTCGGCGTGGCCGGGCAGGTCGAGGGCCAGGATCAGCTCCCAGCCCAGTCCCATGTACTGGCCGCCGTGGCTCATGGGATAGCTCCGCTCCTGGGCTTCGCCTTCCTGCACGGCCGTCGCCGTGTAGCCGGCGCCGCTGCGGACCAGGCGCTGCTCGATGAGGGCGCCCTCGCTGTTGGCGTAGTGCTGGTGCTCGCGCAGGAAGCTCATGCTGCCCGCCGCCTCCTTGATGCGGGGATCGGCCCGCAGGATGCGGTCGCAGGCGTGGAGGATGCGCAGTTTCTCGCTCAGGTCCACGGTGAAGGGATCGATCTGCAGCGGGGTCTGCCAGAAATCCCGCCAGGCGGGTTCGGGCGCCAGCCGCACGCGCTCCTTGTTCAGGCCGGCGCTGGCGCGGGCGATGCGCACGGCCTCCACCGCCTTGGCCTTCAGTTCGGCCGGCTCGAGCCGGTTGGAGGAGGCGAAACCCCAGGCGCCGCCGGCCAGCACGCGGATGCCGAAGCCCAGATCCTCGCTGTCGGTCAGGCCGGCCAGCTCCCCGTTGCGGGTCCGCACCACCTGTCGGCGGGTGTGGATGATGCGCAGGTCCGCCCAGTCCGCGCCGGCGCCCAGGGCGGCGTCCAGCGCCAGGAGCAACATGTCCTTCATATCAGAATCCGCTTTCGCTGGTGAAGTGGAAGTCCCGGATGCGCATCCCGGGCAGCACGAAGCCGCCCCCGAAGAAGCCGCCATGGAGGACCTGGTCGCGGGTCACGGCGTCGATGTTGGCAAAGGCCTTGAACAGGCTCTCCGTGAAGCGCATGTTGTGCACGGCCCCCGTGATGCGGCCCTGCTCGATGAGAAAGAGGCCGTCCCGCGTCATGCCGGTCAGCAGCATCTCGTTGCGGTCCTGCACGTTGGTGTAGTGCAGGTGCGTGACATAGAGGCCCCGCTCGGTGCCCGCCACCAGCTCATCGAGCGTGGCCGGGCCAGGGGCGACCACCAGGTTGCCGGGAAAGGGGCCGTGGGGGTTGGGCCGGGGCAGGGCGTGGCCCGTGCTCTCCACGCCGGCCTGGCGGGCGGTGACGCGGTCGTGGACAGGGCCCAGGAAGACGCCCTCGCGCACCAGGGGCACCGCGCGGCGCGGGAGGCCGTCGAAGTCGAAGGGCATGCCGTCGGTGAGGGG
The nucleotide sequence above comes from bacterium. Encoded proteins:
- a CDS encoding sodium:solute symporter family protein, yielding MAFVDWLIVALYLCFALGAGWLLRRRGGSSTGDFFLAGRQLPWWVLGTSMVATTFAADTPLAITEMVRGHGIWRNWWWWNMALGGMLGVVFFSRLWRRAEVMTDNELIELRYGGRPAAVLRGFKAGWFATVYNFIVMGWVINGMTSVLTVLVEVDPVIATWILVAIAVLYTWLSGFWGVAVTDLLQFVLAMGGSIALAVIAVGKVGGLGELARRAAASPAAPPHLLDMVPAMESAAGPDPLASPFLTFLTFILLTWWASHNADGGGYIIQRMAACKSERDAFKATLWFNVANYALRIWPWILVALASLVLFPDLAGSEAKLGYPMVLNALLGPGLKGLLLVTFLAAFMSTIDTHLNWGSSYLVHDLYRRFIRPHAPERHYVAASRAAVLALIACAAGLSLFMTSIEKAWIFVWAMGSGIGAVLILRWFWWRINAWSELSALLASIVIAFGFEAMAWLQAAPGHYKLFATAPVLAGVTLTTAHKAVILVPATIVVWLTVTLLTPPEDLEHLRRFYRRTRPGGWWGPVKADQEGMGKRGSGVGRGLLAWAGGVSLVYGMTFGIGHLLLLRPWTGAGLLLLGGLGGWTMWRTLGGATPGDGEGPAPVGTAEDARSATGRA
- a CDS encoding TldD/PmbA family protein gives rise to the protein MKDMLLLALDAALGAGADWADLRIIHTRRQVVRTRNGELAGLTDSEDLGFGIRVLAGGAWGFASSNRLEPAELKAKAVEAVRIARASAGLNKERVRLAPEPAWRDFWQTPLQIDPFTVDLSEKLRILHACDRILRADPRIKEAAGSMSFLREHQHYANSEGALIEQRLVRSGAGYTATAVQEGEAQERSYPMSHGGQYMGLGWELILALDLPGHAERVREEAIALLTAPVCPAGRLDLILLPQQMVLQIHESVGHASELDRVLGYEANYAGTSFATVDKLGHFRYGSPLVNLVADGTVPGGLATQGYDDDGVRQQRWPIVQEGILTGYMTNRELAHRVEEPASRGCNRAEGWFHLPITRINNLSLMPGAGTLEELIGGVEDGVMMDANKCWSIDQQRLNFQFGCEIGWRIRRGKLAGIVKNPTYQGITPEFWGACDGICGPEEWKLVGVANCGKGQPGQTAEMSHGSSPTRFRGIQVGV